A stretch of Desulfobacter hydrogenophilus DNA encodes these proteins:
- a CDS encoding (Fe-S)-binding protein, which yields MKADEAYQCGKCGLCLTSCPVYRVTREETTAPRAKVHLIRSFAHDSLPATDRMQEKLQCCLMCGTCTNMCPGGVQHDILFMRMRQEMGVRRGRSKEVKVAEAILPRENRLRLASKAARLGTSSLAQRIIGRMHIGNIPIENFPPPNATPFRDQIPEIIEPSGRPAGTVVYFTGCATNHIFERTGHAVIKVLTRMGYRVLLPKNQGCCGLPLFFHGGIKQAEDTILSNIDTLQATTCDAILVDCATCGSALGHAYPQLMAELDLPDGPARRLAEKVWDIGEFVFKHFDQLAPHLDQERDKETVTYHLPCHLKNHGQGKNMVENLLKQLPHVDYQKAGDWDSCCGGGGFFFNEYPEISKKIVDGKIKNAINTGAQSWATGCPGCRVQLSGNLPQKGLLDVCHPMEIIARGLK from the coding sequence ATGAAAGCTGATGAAGCATATCAATGTGGTAAATGCGGTCTATGCCTAACCAGTTGTCCGGTCTACAGGGTAACCCGTGAAGAAACCACGGCCCCCAGGGCCAAGGTTCATCTAATCAGAAGTTTCGCCCATGACAGCCTGCCGGCTACGGACCGCATGCAGGAAAAGTTGCAATGCTGCCTGATGTGCGGCACCTGTACAAACATGTGCCCGGGCGGTGTGCAGCACGATATCCTATTCATGCGCATGCGCCAAGAAATGGGGGTCCGGCGCGGCCGGTCAAAGGAAGTCAAGGTCGCAGAAGCGATTCTGCCCAGGGAAAACCGGCTTCGGCTGGCGTCAAAGGCGGCACGGTTAGGAACCAGCAGCCTGGCCCAGCGCATCATTGGACGCATGCACATCGGCAACATCCCCATTGAGAACTTTCCGCCCCCCAACGCAACACCTTTTCGCGACCAGATACCGGAAATTATTGAACCTTCCGGCAGACCTGCAGGCACGGTGGTTTATTTCACCGGGTGTGCGACTAACCATATTTTTGAACGCACCGGCCACGCCGTCATCAAGGTGTTAACACGCATGGGATACCGGGTCTTGCTCCCCAAAAATCAGGGATGTTGTGGTCTGCCGCTGTTTTTTCACGGTGGTATAAAGCAGGCAGAGGATACGATTCTATCCAACATCGATACTCTGCAAGCCACCACCTGCGATGCCATATTGGTGGACTGCGCGACCTGCGGCTCGGCCCTGGGCCATGCGTATCCGCAATTGATGGCTGAATTGGATCTACCTGACGGGCCGGCACGTCGCCTGGCCGAAAAAGTGTGGGATATCGGCGAGTTTGTTTTTAAGCATTTTGACCAATTGGCGCCCCATCTGGATCAAGAAAGGGATAAAGAGACCGTAACCTATCATTTGCCCTGTCACCTTAAAAATCATGGCCAAGGGAAAAATATGGTTGAAAACCTGCTGAAGCAGCTTCCCCATGTGGATTACCAAAAGGCAGGAGACTGGGATTCATGCTGCGGCGGGGGCGGTTTCTTTTTCAATGAATACCCTGAAATCTCAAAAAAAATCGTAGACGGCAAAATCAAAAACGCGATCAACACAGGGGCACAATCCTGGGCAACGGGCTGTCCGGGCTGCCGGGTACAATTGTCAGGCAACCTGCCCCAAAAAGGCTTGCTTGATGTCTGCCATCCAATGGAAATCATCGCCCGGGGACTTAAATAA
- a CDS encoding TRAP transporter small permease subunit → MELMNRIILIIEKIIAAIGKTAAWAIIPLMLIMVFEVVTRRILNHPTLWTFETSTQLYGFHFMILGAYTLQLGRHISVDIVVERFTKRTRAILDILLYLVFFFPFIIVLLIESTAFARESWRILETSFSVFAPPIYPIKTMIPLTALLLLLQGICMFYRKFIFVVKGVEL, encoded by the coding sequence ATGGAATTGATGAATCGAATAATTTTAATAATTGAAAAAATCATTGCAGCCATTGGCAAAACAGCCGCCTGGGCCATTATACCCTTAATGCTGATCATGGTTTTTGAAGTGGTGACCCGGCGTATACTCAATCATCCCACGCTATGGACGTTTGAAACCAGCACTCAGCTTTATGGATTTCATTTTATGATTCTGGGTGCCTATACGCTGCAACTGGGTCGCCACATTTCAGTGGACATTGTTGTTGAACGCTTCACCAAGCGTACAAGGGCAATCCTGGACATTCTGCTTTACCTGGTTTTCTTTTTCCCTTTTATCATTGTTTTACTTATTGAAAGCACAGCCTTTGCCCGGGAATCATGGAGAATACTTGAAACCAGTTTTTCTGTATTTGCACCACCAATTTATCCCATCAAGACAATGATTCCGCTCACGGCTCTGTTGCTTTTGCTGCAAGGGATCTGCATGTTTTATCGAAAATTCATTTTCGTGGTAAAGGGAGTTGAGTTATGA
- the dctP gene encoding TRAP transporter substrate-binding protein DctP, with the protein MKMKSMQVCLILAIVLIGTSMVCAKERMIRWKYNSLWPVGIGLYEGDKYFCDTVNRLSNGRLKIKLYPSGQLLPGYQNLDAVKKGTIQCAGDFGSYWVGKNTAFDILATTPMGMTWIDYMLWIYHGGGQQLYDELYGQYGCKWLLQNFTPIEAGIRTHKPIRTLEDYKGLRLRMGSLFGQKILQKLGASPVLLDGSEVYESVARKVVDGAEFSIATVDWTVGFQNITKYWNAPAWYQTAIVLGVIVNQDAWNELPDDLKEVVIQASRATTAYMSSWFEYGNIKATQDFLAAGTEITHLDDDSIKKISAIISEVLAEEAEKNPDFKKILSSQIKFMKDFSPVRDYESPFTFGTNSISLPELK; encoded by the coding sequence ATGAAGATGAAATCAATGCAGGTTTGTCTGATCCTGGCAATAGTGTTGATTGGAACGTCTATGGTGTGTGCCAAAGAACGTATGATTCGATGGAAGTATAATTCTTTGTGGCCGGTAGGTATCGGACTTTATGAAGGTGATAAGTATTTTTGTGATACGGTCAACCGGTTGAGTAACGGCCGATTGAAAATAAAATTATATCCGTCCGGGCAGTTACTACCCGGATATCAGAATCTGGACGCCGTTAAAAAAGGAACAATTCAATGTGCCGGAGACTTCGGTTCTTACTGGGTTGGCAAAAATACCGCCTTTGACATTCTTGCAACAACGCCCATGGGCATGACCTGGATAGACTACATGCTCTGGATCTATCATGGCGGCGGCCAACAATTGTATGATGAACTCTATGGACAGTACGGCTGTAAGTGGCTGCTTCAAAATTTCACCCCCATTGAAGCCGGTATCCGAACACACAAACCCATCCGTACCTTAGAGGACTATAAGGGGCTACGCCTTCGCATGGGCAGTCTTTTCGGACAAAAAATACTTCAAAAATTAGGGGCCTCACCGGTTCTGCTGGACGGCAGCGAGGTCTATGAGTCCGTAGCCCGCAAAGTAGTTGATGGCGCTGAATTCAGCATCGCCACAGTGGACTGGACCGTTGGGTTTCAAAACATCACCAAGTACTGGAATGCCCCGGCATGGTATCAAACGGCCATCGTGCTGGGCGTGATAGTAAATCAAGATGCCTGGAACGAGCTGCCCGACGACTTGAAAGAAGTGGTGATCCAGGCGTCCCGGGCCACCACAGCCTACATGAGTTCCTGGTTTGAATACGGTAATATCAAAGCAACCCAGGATTTTCTGGCCGCAGGTACTGAAATCACCCATTTAGACGATGACTCCATTAAAAAAATATCAGCCATTATTAGTGAAGTCCTGGCGGAAGAGGCTGAAAAGAATCCGGACTTCAAAAAAATACTTTCTTCACAGATTAAATTCATGAAGGATTTTTCACCGGTTCGCGACTATGAGTCACCGTTTACCTTTGGTACAAATTCCATCTCCCTGCCGGAATTAAAGTAG
- a CDS encoding TRAP transporter large permease has product MTTGMILALLMFVCLLIGLSLGHPLAFTLGGLAVIFGYFGWGPECFGMFIDRIYMSTMNSYILVAVPLFVLMANFLDRSGVMEGLFVSVRYLLGPVRGGIGMTVILVATIFAACTGIVGASVVTIALLATPPLLEYGYKKELIAGSICAGGTLGILIPPSIMLVLMGSYAGVPVGQLFMGALIPGAILSGLYILYIAIICFIKPEWGPALTVEERAAVPTQKVLIDCLKNLFPPALLIASVLGAIFAGVATPTEAAGMGAFVALLMMIAYGRFSFKIIKDSVIATSTVTSMVLFIVVGATCFTGVFIGLGGDELVEVAILSVGSKWGSFALMMLIVLFLGMFIDWIGITMICLPLFVPIARDLGFNELWFVMMIAMNLQMSFLTPPLGYAFFYFKGAGGATSQIEMIEIYRGMIPFILIMLSALALCILFPQTVLYLPEMMN; this is encoded by the coding sequence ATGACAACCGGTATGATCCTTGCGCTTTTAATGTTCGTTTGCCTGTTGATTGGTCTTAGCCTGGGCCATCCCCTGGCCTTTACCCTTGGCGGACTGGCCGTCATTTTCGGATATTTCGGATGGGGACCGGAATGTTTCGGTATGTTCATTGATCGCATCTACATGTCGACCATGAACAGTTACATCCTTGTGGCAGTACCCCTGTTCGTCCTGATGGCCAATTTTTTAGACCGATCCGGCGTCATGGAGGGACTGTTTGTCTCTGTGCGCTACCTTCTTGGCCCCGTGCGCGGCGGTATTGGGATGACCGTTATCCTGGTGGCCACTATTTTTGCGGCCTGCACCGGTATTGTCGGCGCGTCAGTGGTGACCATTGCCCTTTTGGCTACCCCGCCCCTGCTTGAATATGGATATAAAAAGGAATTGATTGCCGGCTCCATCTGTGCCGGCGGCACCCTGGGCATCCTGATCCCCCCCAGCATCATGCTGGTGCTCATGGGGTCCTATGCCGGTGTTCCGGTGGGCCAGTTGTTCATGGGGGCTCTAATTCCCGGTGCCATCCTTTCCGGGCTGTATATTCTATATATTGCTATTATCTGTTTTATTAAGCCGGAATGGGGCCCCGCCCTGACAGTCGAAGAACGTGCGGCGGTTCCCACCCAAAAAGTGCTTATCGACTGCCTGAAAAATCTTTTCCCGCCCGCGCTTTTGATAGCGTCGGTCCTTGGGGCTATCTTTGCCGGTGTGGCAACGCCTACGGAAGCTGCAGGCATGGGGGCCTTTGTTGCCCTTTTAATGATGATTGCATACGGCAGATTCAGTTTCAAAATTATCAAGGACTCGGTAATTGCCACCAGTACGGTAACGTCCATGGTATTGTTTATCGTGGTTGGCGCCACCTGTTTTACCGGCGTCTTCATCGGCCTTGGCGGTGACGAGCTTGTGGAAGTGGCCATACTGAGTGTGGGAAGCAAATGGGGATCTTTTGCCCTGATGATGCTCATCGTCCTTTTTCTGGGCATGTTTATTGATTGGATCGGCATCACCATGATCTGCCTGCCGCTCTTTGTTCCCATTGCCAGAGATCTTGGATTTAACGAATTGTGGTTTGTTATGATGATTGCCATGAACCTGCAAATGTCTTTTCTGACGCCGCCGCTGGGCTATGCTTTTTTTTACTTCAAAGGCGCGGGAGGAGCCACATCTCAAATCGAGATGATTGAAATATACCGGGGCATGATCCCCTTTATTCTGATAATGCTTTCAGCCCTGGCGCTGTGTATCCTGTTTCCCCAAACCGTTCTCTACCTGCCCGAAATGATGAACTAA
- a CDS encoding DUF342 domain-containing protein yields the protein MAEDGLKHGKTAPLIGILAVKNEFISEEQLQNALAQCTGDNDLNEKLKAYFLAESLISTQNVHRLTMAVKAVAIHQQEYRFGAIALARGIVNKSVLDLALEEQKEQFKKGKKPRRIGDVMVEAGMITIKQRDAILKLQNRSCTPPDLPGKPSAKTKSLVDGLSGDPDAYHTSANNIPGGTPEANDNLILDRMEQVAQICGGLLLQVTCDHMSAFLSKICDMDPDIPAVVVRTALAENGIVFGLASDERIEDFIRSSIADSTLFGVAQGVGASPGKNTKIEFFFNTDYLKTGGMDDSGNIDFKRWGRRSLVEKGTVLAEKIAGTRPQPGKDVFGNVVSAIGKTDDPFRVGAGAVLSEDGQKVLATVRGAPRITLAGLIVVHEESEINGDIDNETGPVELDCNIRVTGSIKSGARVCGVDVSAQAVDNGIVEAKGDLTITRSINDARVYARGNVYAQSITNSQIVCMGDVFVKKKVVDSKIECSGTCSIITGILVSSRVSAKMGLMARSIGSGTAGPSRIRVGHDAFVARELERNSAGTIRLEEVLQDLGKKKNAIRRQAGDLKKQMTELDLGRDRILVKYREIESRSELPPGGRESLDSRLTGLRKNLKAAEKKMQMCAAKIKDFIKQAAKINQHIFEPAASKKALADEKKNLIRWSEHTPGKARVVVDGEIVSGTVIKGLHSTFVPETELCHVRITERPVKSDDGENSQIFYQMQVDDF from the coding sequence ATGGCAGAAGATGGGTTAAAGCATGGTAAAACTGCTCCGCTGATCGGAATCCTGGCTGTCAAAAATGAATTCATCAGTGAAGAACAGTTGCAAAATGCCCTTGCCCAATGCACCGGTGACAACGATTTAAATGAAAAACTCAAAGCATATTTTCTTGCTGAAAGCCTGATTTCAACCCAGAATGTTCATCGGCTGACCATGGCAGTCAAAGCCGTTGCCATCCATCAACAAGAATACCGGTTCGGTGCCATCGCGCTTGCCAGGGGGATTGTTAATAAAAGCGTTCTGGATCTGGCTTTGGAGGAACAAAAAGAGCAGTTCAAAAAAGGGAAAAAGCCCCGGCGCATCGGAGACGTGATGGTGGAAGCGGGCATGATCACAATAAAACAGCGGGATGCGATACTTAAACTTCAGAATCGATCCTGCACACCGCCTGACTTGCCCGGCAAACCGTCTGCAAAAACAAAATCCTTGGTGGATGGGCTTTCTGGTGACCCTGATGCGTACCACACATCTGCAAACAATATCCCAGGGGGAACCCCGGAAGCCAATGATAATCTGATCCTTGACCGGATGGAACAGGTGGCACAGATATGCGGGGGCCTTTTGCTCCAGGTTACCTGCGACCATATGTCTGCATTTTTATCAAAAATTTGTGACATGGATCCGGATATTCCGGCCGTGGTCGTTCGTACGGCCCTAGCGGAAAATGGCATTGTTTTCGGTCTGGCATCGGATGAACGCATAGAAGACTTTATCAGATCGTCCATTGCGGATTCAACACTTTTCGGTGTGGCCCAGGGGGTAGGGGCGTCCCCGGGGAAAAATACCAAAATAGAGTTTTTTTTTAATACGGATTATCTAAAAACCGGTGGCATGGATGATTCCGGCAATATTGATTTTAAACGCTGGGGCCGAAGGTCTTTGGTGGAAAAAGGCACGGTGCTGGCTGAAAAAATTGCAGGGACCAGACCCCAGCCCGGCAAAGACGTCTTCGGTAATGTCGTTTCGGCGATAGGCAAAACGGATGATCCCTTTCGTGTCGGTGCAGGTGCCGTGTTGTCCGAGGACGGTCAAAAAGTGCTGGCCACGGTTCGGGGAGCCCCCAGGATCACCTTGGCCGGGTTGATTGTTGTCCATGAAGAATCTGAGATTAACGGTGATATAGACAATGAAACCGGGCCTGTTGAACTTGACTGCAACATTCGTGTAACCGGGAGCATAAAATCCGGTGCCAGGGTGTGCGGTGTTGATGTTTCCGCACAGGCAGTGGACAACGGCATTGTAGAAGCCAAGGGAGATCTGACCATTACCCGCAGCATCAATGATGCCCGGGTGTACGCCCGGGGCAATGTGTATGCCCAATCCATTACCAACAGCCAGATTGTCTGTATGGGTGATGTGTTTGTTAAAAAAAAGGTTGTAGATTCAAAAATTGAATGCTCCGGAACCTGTTCCATTATCACCGGTATACTGGTGTCAAGCCGGGTGTCCGCTAAAATGGGACTGATGGCCCGCAGCATCGGCTCCGGTACAGCCGGCCCTTCCAGGATTAGAGTCGGGCATGATGCTTTTGTTGCCCGGGAACTGGAAAGAAACAGTGCCGGGACAATACGATTGGAAGAAGTGCTTCAGGATTTGGGTAAAAAAAAGAATGCGATCCGCAGACAGGCAGGCGATCTTAAAAAACAGATGACCGAACTGGATTTGGGCAGGGATCGGATACTGGTTAAATACCGGGAAATTGAATCCCGGTCGGAACTGCCTCCGGGTGGCCGGGAATCCTTAGATAGTCGTTTAACAGGACTTAGAAAAAATCTAAAAGCTGCGGAAAAGAAAATGCAGATGTGTGCCGCAAAAATCAAAGACTTTATTAAACAGGCAGCAAAAATAAACCAGCATATTTTTGAACCGGCGGCGTCAAAAAAGGCCCTGGCTGATGAGAAAAAAAATCTGATCCGCTGGTCGGAGCATACTCCTGGAAAGGCCCGGGTGGTTGTGGACGGTGAAATCGTGTCTGGAACCGTCATTAAGGGGCTGCACAGCACATTTGTGCCGGAGACTGAACTTTGTCATGTCCGGATCACGGAGCGGCCTGTCAAATCCGATGACGGGGAAAATTCCCAAATCTTTTACCAGATGCAGGTGGATGATTTTTAA
- a CDS encoding GntR family transcriptional regulator — MLKYQNISTSILEFLRRQIVSGKIQGGERLIENKLSVELGVSRPPLRETFRILQNESLVKSTPRMGTFVTKLSGSDFNQICDLRIMVECFAVQQLKNSGIRELPELKKIVETQNAIQIPKKFIDDEQKYTLFYKFSKFHLQLVESAGNSYLTHWYRGLSSNIARYQYLFFFQPGAIAKDLKDHTKMLNLIKSGQLDEAEALLKAHLEYQRKKLMTTLSRVEKADMNAEGH; from the coding sequence ATGCTGAAGTACCAAAATATTTCAACAAGCATCCTTGAATTTTTAAGGCGGCAGATTGTGTCCGGAAAAATTCAAGGCGGTGAACGCCTCATCGAAAACAAACTATCCGTTGAACTTGGGGTTAGTCGTCCACCCCTAAGAGAAACCTTTCGAATCCTTCAAAACGAAAGTCTGGTAAAAAGCACGCCTCGCATGGGTACTTTTGTGACCAAGCTCAGCGGTTCGGATTTTAATCAGATCTGCGACCTTCGCATAATGGTGGAATGTTTTGCTGTTCAGCAATTAAAAAACAGTGGAATAAGAGAACTGCCTGAATTGAAAAAAATAGTTGAAACCCAGAATGCGATTCAGATTCCAAAAAAATTTATTGACGATGAACAAAAATACACATTATTTTATAAGTTTTCCAAATTTCATCTTCAACTTGTTGAATCTGCAGGAAATTCCTATCTTACGCATTGGTACCGGGGATTGTCTTCAAATATTGCACGCTACCAGTATCTTTTTTTCTTCCAACCAGGCGCCATAGCCAAAGACCTGAAAGACCACACCAAAATGCTGAATTTAATTAAATCAGGACAATTAGATGAAGCGGAGGCTCTTTTAAAAGCACACTTGGAATACCAGCGCAAAAAATTAATGACAACATTAAGCCGGGTTGAAAAGGCAGATATGAATGCAGAAGGACATTAA
- a CDS encoding FAD-binding oxidoreductase encodes MLTEKIKKKLKNIVGSKGFIDTPEDLSAYSYDAFVKEATPQLVLLPESTADVAAIMAIADQEGIPVTARGAGTNISGASIPVNKGIVLSLTRMDQILEVSTPNRYCIVQPGVVNGDLQACLAKEGFFYPPDPGSYMVSTIGGNVAQNAGGPRCLKYGVTVDYVLSMEVVLASGEVIRFGSRNVKDVTGYRLSSLFCGSEGTLGIVTEITLRVVPLPEATRTILAVYNDLDDTADTVADIIGSGILPAALELMDKTVVNAVEDSAHIGLPRHAEGLLLIEVDGVEEAVEKEMRTIVEKAKAHGAQEVIEARTAAERDDVWTARRSAYGVFARLAPDCIVEDATVPVSHVPDMIRHIRQIADRYQLRIGILAHAGDGNMHPLISTDTNDKEEWQRVEAASREIFELAMSYHGTLSGEHGIGLAKTDYLPMAIDDATQAFMTRIKQCVDPKGILNPGKFV; translated from the coding sequence GTGTTAACCGAAAAAATAAAAAAAAAGCTGAAAAACATTGTTGGGTCAAAGGGATTTATTGATACCCCGGAAGACTTGTCAGCCTATTCCTATGATGCGTTTGTTAAAGAGGCAACCCCACAACTTGTGCTGTTGCCTGAATCCACGGCAGATGTTGCCGCTATCATGGCGATAGCCGACCAGGAGGGCATCCCGGTTACCGCACGGGGAGCCGGGACCAACATCAGTGGCGCCTCTATTCCCGTCAATAAAGGGATTGTCCTATCCTTAACCCGGATGGACCAAATCCTTGAGGTCAGCACCCCAAACCGGTACTGTATTGTCCAGCCCGGCGTGGTTAACGGAGATCTCCAGGCCTGTCTGGCTAAAGAGGGATTCTTCTACCCCCCTGACCCGGGCAGTTACATGGTTTCCACCATCGGCGGTAATGTGGCCCAGAATGCCGGGGGACCCCGCTGCCTGAAATACGGCGTGACGGTTGATTATGTCCTGAGCATGGAAGTGGTGCTGGCGTCAGGCGAAGTGATTCGTTTTGGAAGCCGGAATGTAAAAGACGTTACCGGCTACCGGCTGTCAAGCCTTTTTTGCGGGTCCGAAGGTACTCTGGGCATTGTCACTGAAATCACATTAAGGGTTGTGCCTTTACCCGAAGCCACACGCACCATACTTGCCGTATACAACGACCTGGATGACACGGCGGACACAGTTGCCGACATTATTGGTTCAGGCATTCTTCCGGCTGCCCTGGAATTAATGGACAAAACCGTGGTTAACGCTGTGGAAGACTCTGCCCACATTGGCCTGCCTCGCCATGCCGAAGGACTGCTGCTCATTGAAGTGGATGGTGTCGAAGAAGCCGTGGAAAAGGAAATGCGCACCATTGTTGAAAAAGCCAAAGCCCACGGCGCCCAAGAAGTCATTGAAGCGCGTACGGCTGCCGAGCGAGACGATGTCTGGACGGCCCGGCGCTCGGCATACGGGGTGTTTGCTCGCCTGGCACCGGATTGTATTGTAGAGGATGCCACCGTACCGGTCAGCCATGTCCCTGACATGATCCGCCACATCCGGCAGATTGCGGACCGTTACCAATTGCGCATCGGCATTCTGGCCCATGCAGGTGACGGCAACATGCATCCGTTGATCTCCACAGATACAAACGACAAAGAAGAGTGGCAGCGGGTTGAAGCTGCCAGTCGAGAGATTTTCGAACTGGCCATGTCCTATCACGGAACCTTGTCCGGGGAGCACGGCATTGGCCTTGCAAAAACGGACTACCTGCCCATGGCCATTGACGATGCAACCCAGGCCTTCATGACCAGGATCAAGCAATGTGTGGACCCCAAAGGGATCCTTAATCCCGGAAAATTTGTATAG
- a CDS encoding TolC family protein encodes MLKIYRFLKLLFVFSVCLVSYAGAVIASEAGNLDPMPLNDILKDIIKTNPDIIATRDNYRSVLEELSIAESGYYPKIGAEVSVGPEITDGVDTNDQREDYIASRALIYLRQNLFKGGETKAFVEETDARILSAAYEVVTVANRVFLEAVEAYINVLKARELLAFSQQNVMTQERILSQVKERTTAGFTRVSDLTNSKARLSLARGNLISAQQDLNHAVVKFHRQFGRVLQPEQFVMPEPAFKFPDTVEKTIDFAFRNHPALEVATFNIHARKFAYERTKGAYWPSLDLELKAQYENDADVMRGIPPRPRHCSN; translated from the coding sequence TTGTTAAAAATTTATAGATTTTTGAAATTGTTATTTGTTTTTAGTGTGTGTCTTGTGTCTTACGCAGGCGCTGTGATTGCTTCCGAAGCCGGGAACCTTGATCCCATGCCTTTAAATGATATCCTGAAAGATATTATAAAAACAAATCCGGATATTATAGCGACCAGAGACAACTATCGCAGTGTCCTGGAAGAGCTTTCCATCGCGGAAAGCGGCTACTATCCGAAAATCGGGGCAGAAGTGTCCGTAGGGCCTGAAATTACGGACGGTGTTGATACCAACGATCAACGTGAAGATTATATTGCATCCAGAGCATTAATATATCTTCGGCAGAACCTGTTCAAAGGTGGAGAAACAAAAGCATTTGTCGAGGAGACGGATGCCCGAATCCTCTCTGCAGCCTATGAGGTCGTCACGGTTGCCAACCGGGTTTTTCTCGAAGCGGTTGAAGCGTATATTAATGTATTGAAAGCCCGTGAACTGCTGGCGTTTTCGCAACAAAACGTTATGACCCAGGAACGGATACTGAGCCAGGTCAAGGAACGGACCACAGCAGGATTTACCCGTGTTTCCGATCTAACCAACTCAAAGGCCCGATTGTCCCTTGCCCGGGGAAATTTGATTTCAGCCCAGCAGGACCTGAACCATGCTGTTGTAAAATTTCATCGCCAGTTTGGTCGGGTGCTCCAGCCTGAACAATTCGTGATGCCCGAACCGGCCTTTAAATTTCCGGATACGGTTGAAAAAACTATTGATTTTGCATTTCGCAATCATCCGGCCTTGGAGGTTGCAACGTTCAATATTCATGCGCGTAAATTTGCCTATGAACGAACAAAAGGGGCCTACTGGCCCAGTCTTGATCTTGAATTGAAAGCACAGTACGAGAATGATGCTGACGTGATGAGGGGGATACCACCCAGGCCTCGGCATTGCTCAAATTGA